A region from the Pontixanthobacter aestiaquae genome encodes:
- a CDS encoding NuoB/complex I 20 kDa subunit family protein: protein MSNQQIPLAEQSSLLPTAQGGDVRQPDADYFNALQTEVNDKGFLVTSTEDLFEWARTGSLWWMTFGLACCAVEMIHVNMPRYDMERFGVTPRASPRQSDVMIVAGTLCNKMAPALRKVYDQMSNPKYVISMGSCANGGGYYHYSYSVVRGCDRIVPVDIYIPGCPPTAEALLYGVMQLQRKIRRSGTIER from the coding sequence ATGAGCAATCAGCAGATACCTTTAGCCGAGCAAAGCTCGTTGCTTCCAACCGCACAGGGTGGCGACGTGCGCCAGCCCGACGCGGATTATTTCAACGCTCTACAAACAGAAGTGAACGACAAGGGTTTCCTCGTCACCAGCACCGAAGACCTGTTTGAATGGGCGCGCACCGGCTCGCTGTGGTGGATGACTTTCGGCCTGGCTTGCTGTGCGGTCGAAATGATCCACGTGAATATGCCGCGCTACGATATGGAGCGGTTTGGCGTGACCCCGCGCGCCTCCCCGCGCCAGTCGGATGTGATGATCGTTGCCGGAACGTTGTGCAACAAAATGGCACCGGCGCTGCGTAAAGTTTACGACCAAATGTCGAACCCGAAATATGTGATTTCGATGGGCAGCTGCGCCAATGGCGGCGGCTACTATCACTACAGCTACAGCGTAGTGCGCGGATGCGACCGGATTGTGCCGGTTGATATTTACATTCCAGGCTGCCCTCCGACTGCCGAAGCTCTGCTGTATGGTGTGATGCAGCTCCAGCGTAAAATCCGCCGCAGCGGCACGATCGAACGATGA
- the ndhC gene encoding NADH-quinone oxidoreductase subunit A has protein sequence MFDPLEYLPILIFLFIALGISVLFVFLPMGVSRLTGVHQPNTEKNSEYECGFPAFEDPRSPFDVRFYLVAISFILFDLEAAFLFPWAVSLEYTGWAGWTAMMVFLGILAIGLAYEWKMGALNWE, from the coding sequence TTGTTCGACCCCTTGGAATATCTACCGATCCTGATTTTCCTGTTCATCGCATTGGGAATCTCGGTACTTTTCGTGTTCTTGCCGATGGGCGTGTCGCGCCTTACCGGCGTGCACCAACCGAATACCGAGAAGAACAGCGAGTATGAGTGCGGCTTCCCCGCATTCGAAGATCCGCGCAGCCCGTTCGATGTGCGGTTCTATCTCGTCGCGATTTCGTTCATCTTGTTCGATCTGGAAGCAGCGTTCCTGTTTCCCTGGGCGGTTAGCCTGGAATATACAGGCTGGGCCGGCTGGACGGCGATGATGGTATTTCTCGGTATTCTGGCGATCGGATTGGCCTATGAATGGAAGATGGGGGCTCTGAACTGGGAATGA
- a CDS encoding SMP-30/gluconolactonase/LRE family protein — MIRALAALVGVSALAACTYIPPTQPITLADFQASAPQPWRAVNAETGKINDIAGLQELAKAFPDSSSVHLRLLQAHFASENVPAIIREAVWLADRGYLFRPGAQDELLKVAGDTAVAAKLKDLFDRNGSAIERSTIAAVVSEDARLVESVAYDPVGKAFYASSIVSRDVFRGEGANWSPLRIVKGGSFAGLAIDLDRRILWAASGSYDPTPQPSAAFPGIIGFDLDKSEVVQRLPGAGGITPSDLHLSASGSLFASDPISGAIYTVATPPSDLAVLIPPGTIRSPQGLATSEDGSKLYVSDYRYGIAIIDLTSKSVKRLRASNPMILDGIDGLWRHGNRLIGIQNGMSPMRIVAIDLSADGLSATNLTVLEQAHPTWTEPLGGSIQGDALYYVANGQWDRFGKGGTLNPDKPPIPTLVRRLPLN; from the coding sequence GTGATCCGCGCACTCGCCGCACTGGTGGGTGTATCGGCGTTGGCGGCGTGTACCTACATTCCGCCAACACAGCCGATAACGCTTGCGGATTTCCAAGCTTCGGCACCGCAGCCGTGGCGGGCGGTCAATGCCGAGACGGGCAAAATCAATGACATTGCCGGACTTCAGGAATTGGCGAAGGCTTTTCCCGACAGCTCGTCAGTTCATTTGCGCCTTCTCCAAGCGCATTTCGCTTCGGAGAATGTGCCCGCGATTATCCGTGAAGCCGTGTGGCTCGCGGATCGCGGCTATCTGTTCAGGCCAGGTGCCCAAGACGAATTGTTGAAGGTTGCGGGCGATACGGCGGTCGCTGCGAAGCTGAAGGATTTGTTTGACCGCAACGGTTCTGCAATCGAGCGTAGCACTATCGCGGCGGTGGTTTCCGAGGATGCCAGGCTCGTGGAAAGCGTCGCTTATGATCCGGTCGGCAAGGCATTCTACGCGAGCAGCATTGTATCGCGCGATGTGTTTCGCGGTGAGGGTGCGAATTGGTCTCCGCTCCGTATTGTGAAGGGCGGTAGCTTTGCAGGCCTCGCCATCGACTTAGACCGGCGAATCCTCTGGGCAGCATCCGGTTCCTACGACCCGACACCGCAGCCGAGCGCAGCATTTCCCGGCATTATCGGTTTCGATCTGGACAAGAGCGAGGTTGTGCAGCGTTTGCCGGGCGCTGGCGGCATCACACCTTCCGATCTGCATCTATCTGCATCGGGCAGCCTGTTTGCGAGCGATCCGATTTCAGGAGCAATCTATACTGTAGCCACGCCGCCAAGTGATCTGGCGGTTTTGATCCCGCCTGGTACAATCCGCTCACCGCAAGGCCTCGCGACCAGTGAAGATGGCAGCAAGCTTTATGTCAGCGACTATCGCTACGGCATTGCCATCATCGATCTCACGTCGAAGAGTGTGAAACGATTGCGCGCAAGCAACCCGATGATCTTAGACGGCATCGACGGTCTTTGGCGTCATGGCAATCGCTTGATAGGTATTCAAAATGGCATGAGCCCGATGCGGATCGTTGCCATAGACCTTTCTGCTGACGGGCTGTCGGCGACAAATCTGACAGTTCTCGAACAGGCCCATCCGACATGGACCGAGCCGCTGGGTGGGAGTATTCAGGGCGATGCGCTCTACTATGTCGCGAACGGTCAATGGGACCGTTTTGGCAAAGGCGGGACGCTCAATCCGGACAAACCGCCAATCCCCACACTTGTGCGCCGCCTGCCGCTCAATTGA
- a CDS encoding coniferyl aldehyde dehydrogenase — MAADKKAEMEAILKLQRDAFTAARPEDISVRKDRIKRAMSLVKDHGEELCKAMSADFGNRSVDMGMMTDIVSSINFGKYCLKHIDSWAKPDKRKVTFPLGLLGAKAEVRYEPKGVVGILSPWNFPVQLTFNPLMQILAAGNRAMIKPSEFTEATSALMEKLVGEYFAEDEVAVVTGSPEVAQAFSSLQFDHLLFTGSTATGRRVMEAAGKNLVPVTLELGGKSPVIMGRSADLEKAGARVAMGKMMNAGQICLAPDYMIVPEDKEEAAIAGVQLGVHEQYPTLLDNEDYASIVTDRHFDRLQGMVVDAKAKGAEVIEVNPAEEDFSNSNGRKMPLTILRNVTDDMEAMQEEIFGPVLPVKTYKHVSEAIDYVNRNDRPLGLYYFGEDSGEREQVLKQTVSGGVTVNDVIFHISMDDLPFGGVGPSGIGSYHGPEGFKEFSHARSVYQQPKIDVAKLAGFKPPYGKATKKAIATQLK; from the coding sequence ATGGCCGCCGACAAAAAAGCTGAAATGGAAGCAATCCTGAAACTGCAGCGCGATGCGTTCACCGCCGCGCGTCCTGAAGATATCAGCGTGCGCAAGGACCGCATCAAGCGCGCAATGTCTTTGGTAAAAGATCACGGCGAAGAGCTGTGCAAAGCGATGAGCGCCGATTTCGGCAATCGCAGCGTCGACATGGGGATGATGACGGATATCGTCAGCTCGATAAATTTCGGAAAATATTGCCTCAAGCATATCGATAGCTGGGCTAAGCCAGACAAGCGCAAAGTGACATTCCCGCTCGGCCTGCTGGGTGCGAAAGCAGAGGTTCGTTATGAACCGAAGGGCGTTGTCGGTATTCTCAGCCCATGGAATTTCCCGGTCCAGCTGACCTTCAATCCGCTGATGCAAATTCTGGCGGCGGGCAATCGCGCGATGATCAAGCCATCGGAGTTTACCGAAGCGACATCAGCACTGATGGAAAAGTTGGTTGGCGAGTATTTCGCGGAAGACGAAGTTGCCGTTGTCACAGGCAGCCCCGAAGTGGCGCAAGCCTTCTCTTCGCTACAGTTCGACCACCTGCTCTTTACCGGATCCACCGCGACAGGTCGCCGCGTGATGGAAGCCGCAGGCAAAAACCTGGTGCCGGTGACGCTCGAGTTGGGCGGAAAATCGCCGGTCATCATGGGCCGGAGCGCTGATCTAGAGAAAGCCGGTGCGCGCGTGGCTATGGGCAAAATGATGAATGCAGGGCAAATCTGCCTTGCGCCGGACTACATGATTGTTCCTGAAGACAAGGAAGAGGCTGCCATCGCTGGCGTGCAGCTTGGTGTCCACGAGCAATATCCGACACTGCTCGACAATGAGGATTACGCATCTATTGTCACTGACCGTCATTTTGATCGCCTTCAGGGCATGGTGGTCGATGCGAAGGCGAAGGGCGCAGAGGTGATCGAAGTCAATCCAGCGGAGGAAGACTTCTCGAACTCGAACGGCCGTAAGATGCCGTTGACGATCCTGCGCAACGTGACCGACGATATGGAAGCGATGCAGGAAGAGATTTTCGGTCCTGTGCTCCCAGTCAAAACCTACAAGCATGTGAGCGAGGCGATCGACTATGTGAACCGGAATGATCGTCCGCTTGGACTGTACTATTTTGGTGAAGACAGTGGGGAGCGCGAGCAGGTCCTCAAGCAAACAGTTTCTGGTGGCGTTACCGTCAATGACGTGATCTTTCACATCTCTATGGACGATTTGCCATTCGGCGGCGTCGGGCCATCGGGGATCGGTTCGTATCACGGGCCCGAAGGCTTCAAAGAATTCAGCCATGCGCGGTCGGTGTATCAGCAACCCAAGATTGATGTGGCTAAACTCGCTGGCTTCAAGCCGCCCTATGGCAAAGCGACCAAGAAGGCCATTGCGACGCAGCTAAAGTGA
- a CDS encoding thiolase family protein, with translation MTQFSASDPIVILSYARTPMGSMQGALSDASATELGATAVKAAVERSGVSGDAIDRIYMGCVLPAGLGQAPARQAALKAGLPKSVQATTVNKVCGSGMQTVIMGAEALAAGSIDTAIAGGMESMTNAPYLLKKHRSGARIGHDTAYDHMFLDGLEDAYEEGRAMGTFAQDTANEYQLTREEMDEYSIESLRRANAAIESGAFADEVVPVTISTRRGDIVVDTDEAPGRGRPDKIPTLRPAFAKDGTITAATSSSISDGAAAVVLTRKSLAEEQGQKAIATIIATAAHAQEPSEFTIAPIGAINSVLEKAGWSTDDVDIWEVNEAFACVAMFAMRDIGIPHEKININGGGTALGHPIGASGTRIIVTLLNALKQHGKKRGVASLCIGGGEATAIAVEMV, from the coding sequence ATGACCCAGTTCTCTGCCTCCGATCCGATTGTCATCCTGTCCTATGCCCGCACACCAATGGGCAGCATGCAGGGCGCATTATCCGATGCATCGGCAACAGAATTGGGCGCGACCGCTGTTAAAGCTGCGGTTGAGCGTTCCGGGGTATCCGGCGATGCGATTGACCGCATCTATATGGGCTGCGTCCTGCCCGCCGGCTTGGGCCAGGCTCCTGCCCGCCAGGCTGCTCTGAAAGCTGGCTTGCCGAAGTCGGTTCAAGCCACGACGGTCAACAAGGTCTGTGGATCGGGCATGCAAACAGTAATTATGGGTGCCGAAGCACTGGCCGCCGGCTCTATCGACACCGCGATCGCGGGCGGCATGGAAAGCATGACCAATGCCCCGTATTTGCTGAAAAAGCACCGCTCGGGCGCGCGGATCGGGCATGACACAGCTTATGATCACATGTTCCTCGACGGGCTCGAAGACGCATACGAGGAAGGCCGCGCAATGGGCACCTTCGCGCAGGACACCGCGAACGAATACCAGCTGACCCGTGAGGAAATGGACGAATACTCAATCGAATCCCTCCGCCGCGCGAATGCTGCGATTGAAAGCGGTGCATTTGCCGACGAAGTTGTTCCGGTTACGATCAGCACGCGCCGCGGCGATATTGTTGTCGATACAGACGAAGCGCCCGGTCGCGGTCGTCCAGACAAAATCCCGACGCTACGCCCTGCTTTCGCCAAAGATGGCACCATTACGGCGGCAACCTCCAGCTCGATCTCTGACGGTGCTGCCGCTGTGGTCCTGACCCGCAAAAGCCTTGCTGAAGAACAAGGCCAGAAAGCCATTGCGACCATTATTGCCACCGCTGCTCATGCCCAGGAACCTTCCGAGTTCACTATCGCCCCGATCGGCGCGATCAACTCGGTCCTCGAAAAAGCCGGTTGGTCGACCGATGACGTTGATATCTGGGAAGTCAATGAAGCCTTCGCCTGCGTTGCGATGTTCGCGATGCGCGACATCGGCATTCCGCATGAGAAGATCAACATCAATGGCGGTGGAACTGCTCTTGGTCACCCTATCGGCGCCAGCGGCACGCGGATCATCGTAACACTGCTGAATGCGCTGAAACAGCATGGCAAGAAGCGTGGCGTGGCCAGCCTGTGCATCGGCGGCGGCGAGGCAACAGCGATCGCTGTCGAAATGGTCTAG
- a CDS encoding SH3 domain-containing protein, with product MSVPAQAQKREAPYWATIKTSELNMRVGPSREFKIAWVYKREGLPIKVIRVAEGWRLVRDSEGTEGWVSGNLLSANRGAVVIGDGVAAMRDAPAETGKLKWNAAVGVVGSLGDCSAGWCEFNVAGREGWIKQSRIWGAGEP from the coding sequence ATGTCTGTTCCTGCGCAGGCTCAGAAGCGCGAGGCGCCGTATTGGGCGACAATCAAAACATCGGAATTGAACATGCGAGTCGGGCCAAGCCGCGAGTTCAAGATTGCATGGGTTTATAAGCGCGAGGGTTTGCCGATAAAGGTCATTCGCGTGGCCGAAGGATGGCGTTTGGTTCGGGACTCCGAGGGGACCGAGGGTTGGGTGAGCGGAAACCTGCTCAGCGCCAATCGCGGTGCTGTGGTGATCGGAGACGGCGTAGCAGCGATGCGCGATGCACCTGCCGAGACCGGAAAGCTGAAATGGAACGCGGCCGTTGGTGTTGTCGGCTCTCTGGGCGATTGTTCGGCGGGCTGGTGTGAATTCAATGTCGCCGGCCGTGAAGGGTGGATCAAGCAAAGCCGGATATGGGGCGCGGGCGAACCCTAA
- a CDS encoding 2-hydroxyacid dehydrogenase, translated as MPNSNDTATRRVDGTPKVIVTRQLMPSVEARMVELYDTSLNSGDAPFSRDQLVEAMHDTDVIVPTVTDRIDADLIAKAGDRLGLIASFGAGTDHIDLKAARDRGIIVTNTPSVFTDDTADLTMALIIGVPRRVREGVALVRRGKWTGWAPSGMLGRQLGGKTLGIIGMGRIGQAVAHRARAFGLKIAYHNRHRLPLAVETMLGAEFFEHEDELIAASDIVTLHCPATERTIGFYDSGRFDLMKEGSCLINTARGDLVDQEALISALESGKLAGAGLDVYPEEPKVDKRLLAHPNVMTLPHIGSATAEGREASGLKVIANIRMWADGHRPPDQVLDALVS; from the coding sequence ATGCCCAATAGTAATGACACAGCGACGCGGCGGGTCGACGGCACTCCTAAAGTGATCGTCACGCGCCAATTGATGCCATCGGTCGAAGCGCGGATGGTGGAGCTATACGATACGTCGCTGAATTCCGGCGATGCACCCTTCTCCCGCGATCAGCTTGTTGAGGCTATGCACGATACCGACGTTATTGTGCCGACGGTGACGGACCGGATCGACGCAGATTTGATTGCCAAGGCTGGCGACCGTCTGGGATTGATAGCCAGTTTCGGTGCAGGAACAGACCATATCGACCTGAAAGCCGCGCGCGATCGCGGCATTATCGTGACCAACACCCCAAGCGTATTCACCGACGATACTGCTGATCTGACCATGGCGCTGATTATCGGCGTGCCGCGCCGGGTGCGTGAGGGGGTTGCACTGGTGCGCAGAGGCAAATGGACCGGCTGGGCCCCATCGGGAATGCTAGGGCGTCAGCTCGGCGGAAAAACGCTGGGTATCATTGGTATGGGCCGGATTGGTCAGGCAGTTGCCCACCGCGCCCGCGCATTCGGCCTCAAGATTGCTTATCATAATCGGCATAGGCTCCCGCTTGCGGTCGAGACAATGCTCGGCGCCGAATTCTTCGAGCATGAAGACGAGCTGATTGCTGCGTCGGATATCGTAACACTCCACTGCCCCGCGACAGAACGGACCATCGGCTTCTACGATTCCGGCCGCTTCGATCTGATGAAAGAGGGCTCCTGCCTCATCAACACCGCACGCGGCGATCTGGTCGATCAGGAAGCGCTGATTTCCGCGCTCGAAAGCGGTAAACTGGCAGGTGCCGGGCTGGACGTTTACCCAGAAGAGCCAAAAGTCGATAAACGGCTGCTAGCGCATCCCAATGTTATGACCTTACCCCATATCGGCAGCGCCACCGCCGAGGGACGCGAGGCATCAGGTTTGAAAGTTATCGCAAACATCCGCATGTGGGCGGACGGACACAGACCGCCGGATCAAGTGCTGGATGCGTTGGTGAGTTAG
- a CDS encoding enoyl-ACP reductase FabI encodes MGVLSGKNGLIMGVANDRSIAWGIAKACAEAGAELAFTYQGDAFGKRLEPLAQSVGSDFMVDVDVTDDASLDAAFSAVQDRWGRLDFLVHAIAFSDKSELTGRILDTSRANFKNSMDISAYSFIEVARRAHPMMVEHGGTLLTLSYMGSNRVTPNYNVMGVAKAALEAAVRYLANDLGPEGIRVNAVSPGPMKTLAGSAIGGARRTWKHTETNAPLRANATLEAVGGTAVYLCSDAGACTTGEIIRVDGGFHVLGMPQQENL; translated from the coding sequence ATGGGTGTGCTTTCGGGAAAAAATGGCCTGATCATGGGCGTTGCCAATGACCGATCAATTGCCTGGGGAATTGCCAAGGCTTGTGCCGAGGCCGGCGCAGAACTTGCGTTCACATATCAGGGGGATGCCTTTGGCAAACGCCTTGAGCCGCTGGCCCAAAGCGTCGGCTCGGATTTTATGGTCGACGTGGACGTCACAGACGATGCCTCGCTAGACGCTGCGTTCAGCGCTGTCCAAGACCGCTGGGGCCGGTTGGATTTTCTGGTCCACGCCATCGCCTTTTCGGACAAGTCCGAACTGACAGGGCGCATCCTCGATACATCACGCGCGAATTTCAAAAACTCGATGGATATCTCTGCCTACAGCTTCATCGAAGTCGCGCGCCGCGCGCATCCGATGATGGTGGAGCACGGCGGCACGCTGCTGACGCTGAGCTATATGGGCTCGAACCGGGTGACGCCGAATTACAATGTTATGGGCGTCGCAAAGGCGGCGTTGGAAGCGGCCGTGCGCTACTTGGCGAACGATCTCGGCCCGGAGGGTATTCGCGTCAACGCGGTCAGCCCCGGCCCGATGAAAACTCTCGCCGGCTCGGCGATTGGTGGTGCGCGCAGGACTTGGAAGCATACCGAGACCAACGCCCCGCTCCGCGCCAATGCGACGCTTGAGGCTGTGGGCGGCACAGCAGTCTATCTCTGCAGCGACGCCGGAGCATGCACTACAGGTGAAATTATTCGTGTCGATGGCGGTTTTCATGTCTTAGGTATGCCGCAGCAAGAAAACCTCTAA
- the fabB gene encoding beta-ketoacyl-ACP synthase I, whose product MRRVVITGLGIVSSIGNNQAEVLASLKAGKSGITFNEDMAEHGFRSQIAGAIDLDVKEHVDKRTLRFMGPGAAYAHIAMGQAIVDAGLEEKDVVNPMTGVIAGSGGPSTSAMLAAHQTVLKSGATKRIGPFAVPKTMSSTVSANLATAYQIKGMNFSITSACSTSLHCIGMAAQQIALGNQDVMFGGGGEELDWTLSCLFDAMGAMSSKYNDTPERASRAFDADRDGFVIGGGGAILVLESLEHAQARGAKIYAEVTGFCATSDGADMVAPSGEGGERSMRGALRTLGDDRKISYINAHGTSTPVGDVGEIEAVRRVFGDGTTPPVSSTKSMTGHSQGATGAQEAVYCLLALENDFIIPSINVETLDPALKPAEIATELVENAGLDTVMTNSFGFGGTNGTILLSKFHG is encoded by the coding sequence ATGCGTCGCGTTGTCATTACTGGACTGGGGATCGTATCCTCGATTGGAAATAACCAAGCGGAGGTGCTTGCTTCGCTTAAAGCGGGCAAGTCGGGCATTACCTTTAACGAGGATATGGCCGAACACGGGTTCCGTTCGCAGATCGCGGGCGCAATCGACCTCGACGTTAAGGAACACGTCGATAAACGGACATTGCGATTTATGGGCCCCGGGGCGGCCTATGCGCATATCGCAATGGGTCAGGCGATTGTCGATGCCGGGCTGGAAGAAAAGGACGTTGTCAATCCGATGACCGGAGTGATTGCAGGGTCCGGCGGCCCTTCAACCTCGGCGATGCTGGCGGCGCATCAGACTGTATTGAAGTCGGGCGCTACCAAACGCATCGGCCCGTTCGCTGTACCCAAGACCATGTCCTCTACCGTGAGCGCCAACCTTGCCACGGCCTATCAGATCAAGGGCATGAACTTTTCGATTACGTCGGCGTGTTCGACTTCGCTTCATTGCATCGGGATGGCCGCACAGCAGATCGCGCTGGGCAATCAGGATGTGATGTTCGGCGGTGGCGGCGAAGAACTGGACTGGACACTGTCTTGCCTGTTCGACGCTATGGGCGCGATGTCGAGCAAATATAACGATACGCCCGAACGCGCCTCGCGCGCTTTCGATGCCGACCGCGACGGTTTTGTCATCGGCGGCGGCGGAGCCATTCTGGTGCTTGAAAGCCTTGAACACGCGCAGGCCCGCGGTGCCAAGATATACGCCGAAGTCACTGGGTTTTGCGCAACATCAGATGGTGCTGACATGGTGGCTCCATCCGGCGAAGGCGGTGAGCGGTCAATGCGCGGAGCGCTGCGGACACTCGGTGACGACCGCAAAATTAGTTATATCAACGCGCATGGCACTTCGACGCCGGTCGGTGATGTCGGAGAGATCGAGGCCGTGCGCCGCGTCTTTGGCGACGGCACCACACCGCCGGTTAGCTCGACCAAGTCCATGACCGGGCACAGCCAAGGCGCCACCGGTGCGCAGGAAGCGGTCTATTGTTTGCTGGCGCTGGAGAACGACTTCATCATTCCATCTATCAATGTCGAAACGCTTGATCCGGCGCTGAAGCCGGCAGAAATCGCCACTGAATTGGTTGAGAATGCAGGGCTCGATACAGTGATGACCAACAGTTTCGGTTTTGGTGGTACCAACGGAACTATCCTGCTGTCTAAATTTCACGGATAG
- the fabA gene encoding bifunctional 3-hydroxydecanoyl-ACP dehydratase/trans-2-decenoyl-ACP isomerase, producing MTDFPTSFDREDLLKCARGELFGPGNAQLPEPPMLMMDRITDISGDGGEHGKGHVVAEFDINPDLWFFDCHFPGNPIMPGCLGLDGLWQLTGFNLGWRGWQGRGYALGVGEVKLTGMVRPERKMLKYFVDFTKAVQTRRLTMGVADGRVEADGEVIYQVKDMKVALSDA from the coding sequence ATGACCGATTTTCCAACCAGCTTTGACCGCGAAGACCTGTTAAAATGCGCGCGCGGCGAGTTGTTCGGCCCCGGCAATGCGCAATTGCCCGAACCGCCGATGCTCATGATGGACCGGATCACGGATATTTCGGGCGATGGCGGCGAACATGGCAAAGGCCATGTCGTGGCCGAATTTGATATCAATCCCGACCTCTGGTTCTTCGACTGCCATTTTCCCGGTAACCCCATCATGCCTGGCTGTCTCGGATTGGACGGTCTGTGGCAACTCACTGGCTTCAATCTCGGTTGGCGCGGATGGCAAGGGCGGGGCTACGCGCTGGGGGTTGGCGAGGTCAAGCTGACCGGAATGGTACGGCCAGAGCGCAAGATGCTGAAATATTTCGTGGACTTTACCAAAGCAGTTCAAACACGGCGTTTGACCATGGGCGTGGCTGATGGCCGGGTCGAGGCGGACGGCGAAGTTATTTATCAAGTCAAAGATATGAAAGTCGCCCTGTCCGATGCTTGA
- a CDS encoding class I SAM-dependent methyltransferase yields MRSAVLALSIVIAAAGCKPVADQTDRPETALEFPLPDRPVSDLGSNEFSTETARDAAGEAETVMDLAEIELGTTVADIGAGEGYYTVRLAKRVGAEGRVLAQDIDEDALERLGNRVEKERLDNVSIKLGAPDDPRLPERSFDRIFLVHMYHEVQEPYAFLYRLWPALKEGGQVIVVDVDRPTDQHGIDPLLLSCEFERVGFELVTFKDRPELAGYYAQFKAAATRPEPQDIKPCRGPELGAAGGTGKAAN; encoded by the coding sequence ATGCGCAGTGCGGTTTTGGCATTGTCGATTGTCATAGCTGCGGCCGGCTGCAAGCCGGTTGCGGACCAGACGGATCGCCCCGAAACTGCGCTTGAATTCCCGCTGCCCGACCGCCCGGTATCCGATTTGGGTTCTAACGAGTTTTCGACAGAGACCGCGCGTGATGCTGCGGGCGAAGCGGAAACAGTCATGGACCTTGCCGAGATAGAGCTTGGCACAACCGTTGCCGATATTGGTGCGGGTGAGGGATATTATACCGTTCGCTTGGCCAAGCGTGTCGGCGCAGAAGGTCGCGTCCTTGCTCAGGATATTGACGAGGATGCACTTGAGCGCCTCGGCAACCGGGTCGAGAAAGAACGTCTCGACAATGTCTCCATCAAACTTGGTGCACCAGACGATCCGCGGCTTCCCGAGCGGAGCTTTGACCGGATTTTCCTCGTTCACATGTATCATGAGGTGCAGGAGCCCTATGCATTTCTGTATCGGTTATGGCCTGCACTGAAAGAAGGCGGTCAGGTGATCGTCGTCGATGTCGACAGGCCCACCGATCAGCACGGGATCGACCCGTTGCTGCTATCATGCGAGTTCGAGCGTGTCGGGTTCGAACTGGTCACGTTTAAAGACCGTCCGGAACTGGCGGGGTACTATGCACAGTTCAAGGCAGCAGCTACGAGGCCTGAGCCGCAAGACATCAAACCGTGCCGCGGACCAGAGCTTGGCGCTGCGGGCGGGACAGGCAAAGCGGCGAACTAG